One Terriglobia bacterium genomic region harbors:
- a CDS encoding acyl-CoA thioesterase has protein sequence MAGNSIRPMEVSIPVIVRSYDIDFAGIVSNIVYVRWMEDLRMKFLEVHSPLDAQMAAGFAPALTHTEIFYRRITKLFDPVIGKCWVEDLTRATWTLAGEFTVKGEVVATARQSGAFIRLDTGRPVRTPLELREKYARALAEARALDG, from the coding sequence ATGGCCGGGAACTCGATCCGACCCATGGAAGTATCGATTCCCGTCATTGTCCGCTCGTATGACATCGACTTCGCGGGGATCGTCAGCAACATTGTTTACGTGCGATGGATGGAAGACCTCCGCATGAAATTCCTCGAGGTCCATTCCCCGCTTGACGCGCAGATGGCGGCCGGTTTTGCCCCCGCGTTGACCCACACAGAAATCTTCTACCGCAGGATTACGAAGCTGTTTGATCCGGTGATTGGCAAATGTTGGGTGGAGGATCTGACCCGCGCCACCTGGACACTGGCGGGGGAGTTTACGGTGAAGGGTGAGGTCGTCGCCACGGCTCGCCAGTCGGGGGCTTTTATCCGCCTGGATACCGGCAGGCCGGTGCGAACCCCGCTCGAGTTACGGGAGAAGTACGCGCGGGCCCTGGCTGAAGCCAGGGCACTCGATGGTTAG
- a CDS encoding HigA family addiction module antidote protein, whose translation MIPKNRMPTHPGEVLLHEFLTPMGLSQVELARRMGVPVQRVNTLIKGKRDMTAETAILLARTLKTSSEFWMNLQVALDLFKASKSLERAA comes from the coding sequence ATGATCCCTAAAAACCGTATGCCTACCCATCCCGGTGAGGTGCTCCTCCATGAGTTTCTCACCCCCATGGGTTTGAGCCAGGTCGAGCTGGCAAGGCGCATGGGTGTGCCTGTCCAGCGGGTCAATACCCTGATTAAGGGCAAGCGCGACATGACTGCGGAGACCGCCATTCTGCTGGCGCGCACTTTGAAGACCTCATCGGAATTTTGGATGAACCTTCAGGTCGCGCTCGACCTTTTCAAAGCCTCCAAGAGCTTGGAACGCGCTGCCTAA
- the carB gene encoding carbamoyl-phosphate synthase large subunit: MPKRNDIHRILIIGSGPIVIGQACEFDYSGTQACKALRAEGFEVVLVNSNPATIMTDPEMAERTYVEPLTREYLEAIIERERPDALLPTVGGQTALNLAMQLFEGGVLDRHRVLMIGASPQAIQIAEDRLLFKDAMRDIELETPRSGIASNAIEAAQIAERIGFPVILRPSFTLGGTGGGTAYNTEEFHELITRGLMLSPVRSVLIEESLIGWKEYELEVMRDLADNVVIICSIENLDPMGVHTGDSITVAPAQTLTDKEYQRMRDAAIAIIRKVGVETGGSNIQFAINPGNGRMVVIEMNPRVSRSSALASKATGFPIAKIAAKLAVGYTLDEIPNDITQKTPASFEPSIDYVVAKIPKWAFEKFPGSDPTLGTQMKSVGEVMAIGRTFKEALFKGLRSLEAVKPLRITYLPDDELRRLLSVPSQHRLRYVIHALQIGWSIEELFRITMIDPWFLHQIRDFAMMQNRMSAMESFDDVSAEMLRDSKRMGFSDRRIAHTFKIDEFIVRHRRKQEGIVPVFKRVDTCAAEFESYTPYLYSTYETEDESAPTSNPKIMILGSGPNRIGQGIEFDYCCCHAAFALKELGYETLMVNCNPETVSTDYDTSDRLYFEPLTLEDVLSVVENEKPAGVIVQFGGQTPLNLALPLKQAGVPIIGTDPENIDLAEDRKRFGALLRDLNIPQPENGTATSIEEARVEAKRIGYPVLVRPSYVLGGRAMVIAYDEPTLDRYMREAVDVSQQRPILIDRFLEDAFEFDVDALADAGGDVVIAGIMEHIEEAGIHSGDSSCVLPAYLIKPAHLATIRTHTRALARALHVVGLMNVQFAMKDDLVHVLEVNPRASRTVPYVSKATGVPLAKIAAQLMVGRSLKEFNLPEELPVDSYFVKSPVFPFSKFPGVDTLLGPEMKSTGEVMGCSDHFGMAFAKAQLSAGVKLPTEGTAFISVNDHDKKAVIRIAQEILQIGFALLATRGTAEALRGNGLEVQVVNKVNEGRPNIADLIKSGKVQLVINTPLGRESFYDEKAIRSVALNHAVPCITTLSAAAACVEGIRALQQRQISVKSLQEYHGMKSSRTSAVSRQPSAVSKK, encoded by the coding sequence ATGCCCAAGAGAAACGACATCCACAGGATTCTGATCATCGGCAGCGGCCCGATTGTCATCGGCCAGGCGTGCGAGTTCGACTATTCCGGCACTCAGGCCTGCAAGGCCCTGCGGGCCGAAGGCTTTGAGGTGGTGTTGGTGAATTCGAATCCGGCCACCATCATGACCGATCCTGAGATGGCCGAACGGACTTACGTCGAGCCGCTTACCCGGGAGTACCTCGAAGCGATCATCGAGCGGGAGCGGCCGGACGCGTTGCTGCCCACGGTGGGCGGACAGACCGCTCTCAATCTGGCGATGCAGCTTTTCGAAGGCGGCGTCCTTGATCGACACCGGGTCCTGATGATCGGGGCCTCGCCCCAGGCCATTCAAATTGCCGAGGACCGTCTCCTGTTCAAAGATGCCATGCGCGACATCGAACTGGAGACGCCTCGCAGCGGGATCGCCTCCAACGCCATCGAGGCCGCCCAAATCGCCGAGCGCATCGGCTTTCCGGTCATTCTCCGCCCCTCTTTCACGCTCGGGGGAACCGGGGGTGGCACGGCCTACAACACCGAAGAGTTCCACGAGCTCATCACCCGGGGACTGATGCTGAGCCCCGTTCGCAGCGTGCTCATCGAGGAGAGCCTGATCGGGTGGAAGGAATATGAACTCGAGGTGATGCGCGACCTTGCGGATAACGTCGTCATCATCTGCTCCATCGAGAACCTCGACCCCATGGGCGTCCATACCGGCGACTCCATCACCGTGGCCCCGGCCCAGACCCTCACCGACAAGGAATACCAACGCATGCGCGACGCGGCCATCGCCATCATCCGCAAGGTCGGCGTCGAAACGGGTGGGTCAAATATTCAGTTCGCGATCAATCCGGGAAACGGACGAATGGTGGTGATTGAAATGAACCCGCGCGTCTCGCGCTCTTCGGCGCTCGCTTCCAAGGCCACCGGCTTCCCCATCGCCAAGATCGCCGCCAAGCTCGCCGTGGGCTACACGCTCGACGAGATTCCCAATGATATTACTCAGAAAACCCCGGCGAGCTTTGAGCCCTCGATCGATTACGTCGTCGCGAAAATTCCGAAATGGGCCTTTGAAAAGTTTCCCGGCAGTGATCCCACCCTCGGCACCCAGATGAAATCGGTGGGCGAGGTGATGGCCATCGGCCGTACTTTCAAAGAGGCCTTGTTCAAAGGGCTGCGCTCGCTGGAAGCCGTCAAACCGCTTCGCATCACTTACCTGCCGGACGATGAGTTGCGCCGGTTGTTGAGCGTACCTTCCCAGCATCGCCTCCGTTATGTCATTCACGCACTACAAATCGGCTGGTCGATCGAAGAGCTTTTCCGGATCACGATGATCGATCCCTGGTTCCTCCACCAGATCCGCGACTTCGCGATGATGCAGAATCGAATGAGCGCCATGGAATCATTTGACGATGTGTCCGCGGAAATGCTGCGGGACTCCAAGCGCATGGGATTTTCGGACCGCCGCATCGCCCATACTTTCAAAATCGATGAATTCATCGTCCGCCATCGACGGAAGCAGGAAGGGATCGTGCCGGTTTTTAAACGCGTGGACACTTGCGCGGCGGAATTTGAGTCTTACACGCCCTATCTCTACTCCACCTACGAAACCGAGGACGAATCCGCCCCCACTTCCAACCCCAAGATCATGATCCTCGGCAGCGGGCCCAACCGCATCGGCCAGGGGATCGAATTTGACTACTGCTGCTGTCACGCCGCGTTTGCGCTTAAGGAATTAGGTTACGAAACGCTTATGGTCAACTGCAACCCGGAAACGGTGTCGACCGACTACGACACCAGCGACCGCCTCTATTTCGAACCCCTGACGCTGGAGGATGTCTTAAGTGTTGTGGAAAATGAAAAACCGGCTGGGGTGATCGTACAGTTTGGCGGGCAAACACCACTCAATCTGGCCTTGCCCCTCAAGCAGGCTGGCGTCCCAATTATTGGAACCGATCCGGAAAATATTGATCTTGCTGAGGACCGCAAGCGGTTTGGCGCTCTACTTCGCGACCTCAACATTCCGCAGCCGGAGAATGGAACCGCCACTTCGATCGAAGAAGCCCGCGTGGAGGCCAAGCGGATCGGCTATCCCGTTCTGGTGCGCCCCTCCTATGTGCTGGGCGGCCGTGCCATGGTGATTGCCTATGACGAGCCGACGCTCGATCGATACATGCGTGAGGCGGTGGATGTGTCACAGCAGCGGCCGATCCTGATCGACCGCTTCCTCGAAGATGCCTTTGAGTTCGACGTGGACGCTCTGGCCGATGCGGGGGGCGATGTCGTTATAGCCGGCATCATGGAACACATCGAGGAAGCCGGGATTCATTCGGGCGATTCTTCTTGCGTGCTTCCTGCGTATCTCATCAAACCCGCTCATCTCGCCACAATTCGAACGCACACACGAGCCCTCGCCAGGGCGCTTCATGTGGTCGGGCTGATGAACGTCCAGTTTGCGATGAAAGATGACCTCGTGCATGTCCTGGAAGTGAATCCACGGGCCAGCCGAACGGTCCCCTACGTGAGTAAAGCCACCGGCGTTCCTCTGGCAAAAATTGCGGCCCAGTTGATGGTGGGGCGGTCTCTGAAGGAGTTCAACCTCCCGGAGGAGTTACCGGTGGACAGTTATTTTGTGAAGTCGCCCGTGTTTCCCTTCAGCAAATTCCCCGGGGTGGATACGCTGCTGGGCCCTGAGATGAAATCGACGGGTGAAGTGATGGGCTGTTCCGATCACTTTGGGATGGCGTTTGCAAAGGCCCAGTTGAGCGCCGGCGTGAAGCTGCCCACCGAAGGGACGGCCTTCATCAGCGTGAACGATCATGACAAGAAGGCGGTCATCAGGATTGCCCAGGAAATTCTGCAGATTGGTTTTGCTCTTCTGGCGACCCGTGGAACCGCCGAGGCGCTGAGAGGTAATGGGCTTGAAGTTCAGGTGGTCAACAAGGTAAATGAAGGCCGGCCCAATATCGCCGACCTGATCAAAAGCGGCAAAGTCCAGCTCGTCATCAACACCCCGCTCGGGCGGGAGTCGTTCTACGACGAAAAGGCCATCCGTAGTGTCGCGCTGAATCACGCCGTGCCCTGCATTACTACGCTTTCCGCCGCTGCCGCGTGCGTGGAAGGGATCCGGGCACTTCAACAGCGTCAGATTTCGGTCAAAAGCCTGCAGGAGTACCATGGGATGAAAAGCTCTCGGACATCAGCGGTCAGCCGTCAGCCATCAGCCGTCAGCAAAAAGTAA
- a CDS encoding type II toxin-antitoxin system RelE/ParE family toxin, which produces MILNFRDRASEDVYNGVNSRYARTIPRSIWKTAGRKLDMLNAAKDLHDLQAAPGNHLELLKESWAGHHSIRINNQYRIVFKWVAGNANDVVIVDYH; this is translated from the coding sequence ATGATCCTGAACTTTCGAGATCGGGCCAGTGAGGATGTCTACAACGGGGTGAATTCCAGATATGCCCGGACCATCCCCCGCTCGATCTGGAAGACGGCTGGACGCAAACTTGATATGCTCAATGCGGCGAAGGATCTTCACGATTTGCAGGCGGCTCCTGGAAACCATTTGGAGTTGCTGAAAGAGTCCTGGGCTGGACACCACAGCATTCGGATTAACAACCAGTATCGAATTGTGTTCAAATGGGTCGCTGGCAACGCGAACGATGTTGTGATCGTGGACTATCATTAA
- a CDS encoding ABC transporter permease, whose protein sequence is MKWKIITALLWKEWRETRWKWAVLLFSLHIPILFFWGALKGPWMSFRGANYFLFREIVDSHFAGQAGFILTGGLFLVAFFASAISVPELESRRMFLLFERPVQRSHLLLLKFCAGGFETIIALGLSLLITISFAYAAVLLLSDDVTWSLSWRPYFHLLGEAFRATLITGGAGLVVFSFTFLLSVVFEKWWVTVAASWIALALFFKFTGYRLLEWVLRFVEVERKFGHWKDLSLEQRKVASAAWAMEQPNLLVKPLPLLALLLVSVAFYLATLYFFKRKEMK, encoded by the coding sequence ATGAAATGGAAAATTATCACCGCACTGCTATGGAAGGAATGGCGAGAAACCCGCTGGAAGTGGGCGGTCTTGCTGTTTTCCCTTCATATTCCGATCTTGTTCTTTTGGGGCGCTCTAAAGGGGCCCTGGATGTCGTTCAGAGGCGCCAACTACTTCCTCTTTCGTGAAATCGTGGATTCCCATTTTGCGGGTCAAGCGGGGTTTATTCTCACTGGAGGGTTGTTCCTGGTCGCCTTCTTCGCCTCAGCCATCTCCGTTCCCGAACTGGAAAGTCGCCGGATGTTTCTTCTCTTCGAACGGCCGGTGCAGCGCTCTCACCTACTCTTGCTCAAATTCTGCGCCGGGGGATTCGAAACAATCATCGCCCTGGGCCTTTCTCTGCTTATAACGATTAGTTTTGCTTATGCCGCGGTCCTTCTGCTGTCGGACGACGTCACCTGGAGCCTTTCCTGGCGGCCGTATTTCCATTTGCTGGGTGAGGCTTTTCGAGCGACCCTCATCACCGGCGGTGCGGGGTTGGTGGTCTTCTCCTTTACTTTCCTTCTTTCGGTTGTGTTTGAGAAATGGTGGGTGACGGTGGCCGCGAGCTGGATCGCCTTGGCCCTATTTTTTAAATTCACCGGTTACCGCCTTCTCGAATGGGTCCTCCGTTTTGTTGAAGTCGAAAGGAAGTTCGGCCACTGGAAAGACCTCAGCCTGGAACAGAGGAAGGTCGCTTCGGCGGCTTGGGCAATGGAACAGCCGAATCTCTTGGTGAAGCCCCTTCCCCTCCTCGCTTTGTTGCTTGTCAGCGTGGCGTTTTATCTGGCCACATTGTATTTTTTCAAACGGAAGGAAATGAAGTGA